The following proteins are encoded in a genomic region of uncultured Vibrio sp.:
- a CDS encoding AEC family transporter produces MDSVLHQLQFSLSITGPICLMLVLGVVFKRIGLIDNNFIDVGSKLVFKVTLPAMLFISIVSSEHNFSAASHFVNFGAIASISFFVFTYISVKFLFPSSPDQGVLIQGGYRANTGIIGLAYVSSAYGQQGVALAALYVAVTTFIYNVQAVICLSPKGATSVSQAAKLMIRTLTKNPLIIAIVFGMLFYILSVPVPQIAIDAGNYLSKMTLPLALLCTGGSLNLRLMRQEKGPSWFASSYKLLVAPAVITIVAYLVGFRGVELGILFFMNASPVAAASYVMARSMGGNSVLAANIIAMTTVLSAFTCTLGIIVLNSLQLI; encoded by the coding sequence ATGGACTCGGTTTTACATCAGTTGCAATTTTCTCTTTCGATAACCGGTCCCATCTGTTTGATGCTAGTACTCGGAGTGGTCTTTAAACGAATAGGATTAATTGATAATAACTTTATCGATGTAGGTTCAAAACTGGTCTTCAAAGTGACGCTTCCTGCCATGCTCTTCATCAGCATTGTGTCTTCAGAACACAACTTTTCTGCAGCCAGTCATTTCGTCAATTTTGGGGCTATTGCCAGCATTTCGTTTTTTGTTTTTACCTACATTTCCGTCAAGTTCTTATTTCCATCCTCCCCCGATCAAGGTGTGCTCATTCAGGGCGGATATCGTGCCAACACTGGCATCATTGGGCTTGCTTATGTATCGAGTGCCTATGGCCAACAAGGTGTTGCGTTAGCTGCGCTCTATGTTGCGGTAACGACCTTTATTTATAACGTACAAGCGGTGATCTGCTTATCACCTAAAGGGGCAACATCTGTCTCTCAGGCCGCAAAATTGATGATTCGTACACTCACGAAAAACCCGCTGATTATTGCTATTGTTTTCGGGATGCTTTTTTACATCCTATCTGTCCCGGTGCCTCAAATCGCGATTGATGCGGGTAATTATTTGTCGAAGATGACATTACCGCTCGCGCTGTTATGTACGGGCGGTTCACTTAATTTGCGCTTGATGAGGCAGGAAAAAGGCCCATCGTGGTTTGCCAGCAGTTACAAATTGTTGGTTGCGCCAGCAGTGATCACAATAGTCGCCTATTTGGTAGGGTTCAGAGGGGTTGAATTAGGGATTTTATTCTTTATGAATGCGTCGCCGGTTGCGGCTGCCAGTTATGTTATGGCTCGTTCTATGGGAGGTAACTCTGTACTGGCGGCAAACATTATTGCGATGACAACCGTTCTTTCCGCATTTACCTGCACTCTAGGAATTATTGTGCTGAATTCTCTGCAACTGATTTAA
- a CDS encoding MarR family transcriptional regulator, producing MKDKKISPITVLDKSPMFVCGVMQRMYRNRAQAELSRQSLVTLEMASALAAIDEFQPMSQQALADAVICERSVAKRMVDNLQKRGLVQVSKCESNRRIKMLSLTTDGQQTLQKVHEIMSKLQRDYFACLSESESREFFHLIRKVTLANHD from the coding sequence ATGAAAGATAAAAAGATTTCCCCGATTACCGTTTTAGACAAAAGCCCTATGTTTGTTTGTGGTGTGATGCAACGTATGTATCGAAACCGCGCGCAGGCAGAACTATCTCGTCAAAGTTTGGTCACTTTAGAGATGGCGAGTGCGTTAGCGGCGATCGACGAGTTTCAGCCAATGAGTCAGCAAGCATTAGCGGATGCCGTCATTTGCGAACGCAGCGTAGCGAAGCGCATGGTGGATAATTTGCAAAAACGTGGTTTAGTACAGGTTTCTAAATGTGAATCCAACCGAAGAATCAAGATGCTAAGTCTGACAACTGACGGCCAACAAACGCTGCAAAAAGTGCATGAGATTATGAGCAAACTACAGCGGGATTATTTTGCTTGTTTGTCTGAGTCGGAATCGCGGGAATTCTTTCATCTGATCAGGAAAGTCACGCTTGCCAATCATGATTGA